One Orrella dioscoreae genomic window carries:
- the dxs gene encoding 1-deoxy-D-xylulose-5-phosphate synthase yields MKTELLDRIQSPADLKSLDRRDLKQLADELRGFVLDSVSRTGGHLSSNLGTVELAIALHAVFDTPHDRIVWDVGHQSYPHKILTGRRAEMDRLRQAGGISGFPRRAESPYDAFGTAHSSTSISAALGMAVASRNAGIERRHIAVIGDGAMSAGMAFEAMNNAGVTPDVNLLVVLNDNDMSISPPVGALNRYLARLMSGRFYAAARNVGKAVLQRVPPMLELARRFEEHAKGMVTPATLFEELGFNYVGPIDGHDLDALMPTLQNLSVLPGPQFLHVVTRKGQGYKLAEADPVLYHGPGKFDPAVGIQQAKAPARRTFTQVFGQWLCDMAAQDDKLVGVTPAMREGSGMVEFEQRFPARYFDVGIAEQHAVTFAAGIACEAHKPVLAIYSTFLQRGYDQLVHDVALQNLDVTFALDRAGLVGADGATHAGNYDIAFLRCIPNMVVATPSDERETRLLLSTCYRYPGPASVRYPRGAGCGAEPGTALDDVPLGKGVVRRQGRRVAILGFGTLVQAALAAAENLDATVADMRFVKPLDQELVLSLAASHDALVTLEEGAIMGGAGSAVTEALNEAGITVPVLQLGLPDRFIDHGEQGSLLAGVGLDAKGIEASIRARYAALLEPSAQDGQAA; encoded by the coding sequence ATGAAGACCGAATTGCTCGATCGCATCCAGTCGCCGGCCGACCTGAAGTCGCTGGATCGCCGCGACCTGAAACAACTGGCCGATGAACTGCGTGGTTTCGTGCTGGACTCCGTGTCGCGCACGGGCGGCCATTTGTCCTCGAACCTGGGCACCGTGGAGCTCGCCATCGCGCTGCACGCGGTGTTCGACACGCCGCATGACCGCATCGTCTGGGACGTGGGCCACCAGTCCTATCCGCACAAGATCCTCACCGGCAGGCGCGCCGAGATGGACCGCCTGCGCCAGGCGGGCGGCATCTCCGGCTTCCCGCGCCGCGCGGAGTCGCCCTACGACGCCTTCGGCACCGCGCATTCGTCGACCTCGATCTCGGCCGCGCTGGGCATGGCCGTGGCCTCGCGCAACGCCGGCATCGAACGCCGCCACATCGCCGTGATCGGCGACGGCGCGATGTCCGCGGGCATGGCCTTCGAAGCCATGAACAACGCCGGCGTCACGCCCGACGTGAACCTGCTGGTGGTGCTGAACGACAACGACATGTCGATTTCGCCGCCGGTGGGCGCGCTCAACCGCTATCTGGCGCGCCTCATGTCCGGCCGGTTCTATGCCGCCGCCCGCAATGTGGGCAAGGCCGTGCTGCAGCGCGTGCCGCCCATGCTCGAACTGGCGCGCCGGTTCGAGGAACACGCCAAGGGCATGGTCACGCCGGCCACGCTGTTCGAGGAGCTGGGCTTCAACTACGTCGGCCCCATCGATGGCCACGATCTCGACGCGTTGATGCCCACGCTGCAGAATCTCAGCGTGTTGCCGGGGCCGCAGTTCCTGCACGTGGTCACGCGCAAGGGGCAGGGCTACAAACTGGCCGAGGCCGATCCTGTGCTTTATCACGGTCCGGGCAAGTTCGATCCGGCCGTGGGCATCCAGCAGGCCAAGGCGCCTGCCCGCCGCACCTTCACGCAGGTGTTCGGGCAATGGCTGTGCGACATGGCCGCCCAGGACGACAAGCTGGTGGGCGTCACGCCCGCCATGCGCGAAGGCAGCGGCATGGTCGAGTTCGAGCAGCGCTTCCCGGCGCGTTATTTCGACGTGGGCATAGCCGAACAGCACGCCGTGACCTTTGCCGCCGGCATCGCCTGCGAGGCGCACAAGCCGGTGCTTGCCATCTATTCCACCTTCCTGCAGCGCGGCTATGACCAGCTGGTGCATGACGTCGCCCTGCAGAACCTGGATGTCACCTTCGCGCTGGACCGGGCAGGTCTCGTGGGCGCCGATGGCGCGACGCACGCGGGCAACTACGACATCGCGTTCCTGCGCTGCATCCCCAACATGGTCGTGGCCACGCCGTCCGACGAGCGCGAGACGCGCCTGCTTCTGAGCACCTGTTACCGTTATCCGGGACCTGCGTCGGTGCGTTATCCCCGTGGCGCGGGCTGTGGCGCCGAGCCCGGCACGGCGCTGGACGACGTGCCGCTGGGCAAGGGCGTGGTGCGCCGACAGGGCCGCCGCGTCGCCATCCTCGGCTTCGGCACTCTGGTGCAGGCGGCGCTGGCCGCTGCCGAGAACCTGGACGCCACCGTGGCAGACATGCGTTTCGTCAAGCCGCTGGACCAGGAACTGGTGCTGTCGCTGGCCGCCAGCCACGATGCGCTGGTGACCCTGGAAGAGGGCGCCATCATGGGCGGCGCGGGCAGCGCCGTCACCGAGGCCCTGAACGAAGCCGGCATCACCGTGCCCGTGCTGCAGCTGGGCCTGCCGGACCGCTTCATCGACCATGGCGAGCAGGGCAGCCTGCTGGCTGGCGTCGGCCTGGATGCCAAGGGCATCGAGGCGTCGATCCGCGCGCGTTACGCCGCCTTGCTCGAACCGTCGGCCCAGGACGGCCAGGCGGCCTGA
- the folE2 gene encoding GTP cyclohydrolase FolE2: MNSPVDSAIVMPDVQSSVDIRQIPIQRVGIRGVRHPMLVAGADGAQPTVANWTLTVALPAEEKGTHMSRFIALLEKYRRVPMTPALFATMAREMLPLLHAERGDITATFPYFIEKSAPVSGVRSLLDYEVQWTARAGAQGTEFELSVLVPVTSLCPCSKTISDYGAHNQRSHVTVVAVMQDENVDMDAMIRLVEDEASCELWGLLKRPDEKYVTERAYDNPKFVEDLVRDVAVRVKAQPGVLRFRVEAENFESIHNHSAYAVVEG; this comes from the coding sequence ATGAATTCTCCCGTCGATTCCGCCATCGTGATGCCCGATGTGCAGAGTTCCGTCGATATCCGCCAGATCCCCATCCAGCGCGTAGGCATCCGTGGCGTGCGTCATCCGATGCTGGTCGCCGGCGCGGACGGCGCGCAGCCGACCGTGGCGAACTGGACGCTGACGGTGGCCCTGCCGGCCGAGGAGAAGGGCACGCACATGTCCCGCTTCATCGCGCTGCTGGAAAAGTATCGTCGCGTGCCCATGACGCCGGCGCTGTTCGCCACCATGGCGCGCGAGATGCTGCCGCTGCTGCACGCCGAGCGCGGCGATATCACCGCCACCTTCCCCTATTTCATCGAGAAGTCCGCGCCCGTGTCGGGCGTGCGCAGCCTGCTGGACTACGAAGTGCAGTGGACCGCGCGCGCCGGCGCGCAGGGCACCGAGTTCGAATTGTCGGTGCTCGTGCCCGTGACCAGCCTGTGCCCCTGCTCGAAGACCATCTCCGACTACGGCGCGCACAACCAGCGTTCGCACGTCACGGTCGTGGCCGTCATGCAGGACGAGAACGTCGACATGGACGCCATGATCCGCCTGGTCGAAGACGAGGCATCGTGTGAGCTGTGGGGCCTGCTGAAGCGCCCCGACGAGAAATACGTCACCGAGCGCGCCTACGACAACCCGAAGTTCGTCGAGGATCTGGTGCGCGACGTCGCGGTGCGGGTGAAGGCGCAGCCGGGCGTGTTGCGCTTCCGCGTCGAGGCCGAGAATTTCGAGTCCATCCACAATCATTCCGCGTACGCGGTGGTGGAAGGCTGA
- the rpsF gene encoding 30S ribosomal protein S6, with translation MRHYEVVFIVHPDQSEQVPAMVERYQSLVTGQGGAVHRLEDWGRRQLAYPIQKLVKAHYVCLNIECGQTTLDELEHSFRYNDAVLRHLVIKTKAAPAAASVMMKSVEREEARKASAEAAAPAESE, from the coding sequence ATGCGTCATTACGAAGTCGTATTCATTGTCCACCCGGACCAGAGCGAGCAGGTGCCCGCCATGGTCGAGCGCTATCAGTCGCTCGTGACCGGTCAGGGCGGTGCCGTGCACCGTCTGGAAGATTGGGGCCGCCGCCAACTGGCCTACCCGATCCAGAAGCTGGTGAAGGCCCATTACGTGTGCCTGAACATCGAGTGCGGCCAGACCACGCTCGACGAGCTGGAGCATTCGTTCCGCTACAACGACGCCGTGCTGCGCCACCTGGTCATCAAGACCAAGGCTGCCCCCGCCGCCGCGTCGGTGATGATGAAGTCGGTCGAGCGCGAAGAGGCCCGCAAGGCCAGCGCCGAAGCCGCCGCTCCCGCCGAATCCGAGTAA
- the priB gene encoding primosomal replication protein N, translating to MNRLALSAQVLEIGPLRHTPAGVPVLEMQLSHASEVIEANLPRRVELTLAAVALGDQARMLAGTPLGASLHVEGFLAPVRKSATRLALHIQQASRQAVGIDPVA from the coding sequence GTGAACCGGTTGGCGCTCAGTGCGCAGGTGCTCGAGATCGGGCCCTTGCGACACACCCCGGCCGGTGTGCCAGTGTTGGAAATGCAGTTGTCGCACGCTTCGGAAGTGATCGAGGCGAACCTCCCCCGGCGAGTGGAATTGACGCTGGCGGCGGTGGCCCTGGGAGACCAGGCGCGCATGTTGGCGGGAACGCCGCTCGGCGCAAGCTTGCACGTGGAAGGGTTTCTGGCCCCCGTGCGCAAGAGCGCCACGCGACTCGCCCTGCATATCCAGCAAGCCAGCAGGCAGGCGGTCGGCATCGACCCCGTGGCCTGA
- the rpsR gene encoding 30S ribosomal protein S18 yields MAFFGKRKEKRKFTQQNPLFKRRKFCRFTAAGVDEIDYKDLDTLRDFVQENGKIIPARLTGTKAHYQRQLDTAIKRARFLALLSYTDNHN; encoded by the coding sequence ATGGCTTTCTTCGGAAAACGCAAGGAAAAACGCAAGTTCACGCAGCAAAACCCGCTCTTCAAGCGCCGCAAGTTCTGCCGCTTCACGGCAGCCGGCGTCGACGAGATCGACTACAAGGATCTGGACACGCTGCGTGATTTCGTCCAGGAAAACGGCAAGATCATTCCCGCCCGCTTGACCGGCACCAAGGCCCACTACCAGCGCCAGCTCGACACCGCGATCAAGCGCGCGCGCTTCCTGGCCCTGCTGTCCTACACCGACAACCACAACTGA
- the rplI gene encoding 50S ribosomal protein L9, whose product MQIILLEKLVNLGNLGDVVRVRDGYARNFLIPQKKARRATEAALKEFEARRAELEKVQAEKLAAAQKEGERLEGFNLKISQKAGVDGRLFGSVTNQDIATALQKEGFASVEKSLVRLPDGPFKAVGEYSLQVALHADVVANVNLVVVGEIN is encoded by the coding sequence ATGCAAATCATCCTGCTCGAAAAACTGGTCAACCTGGGTAACCTGGGCGACGTCGTTCGCGTGCGTGACGGTTACGCCCGCAACTTCCTGATCCCCCAGAAGAAGGCCCGCCGCGCCACCGAAGCCGCGCTGAAGGAATTCGAAGCGCGCCGCGCCGAACTGGAAAAGGTCCAGGCCGAGAAGCTGGCCGCCGCTCAGAAGGAAGGCGAGCGTCTGGAAGGCTTCAACCTGAAGATCTCGCAGAAGGCTGGCGTTGACGGCCGTCTGTTCGGTTCGGTCACCAACCAGGACATCGCCACCGCGCTGCAGAAGGAAGGCTTTGCCTCCGTCGAGAAGTCGCTGGTGCGCCTGCCCGACGGTCCCTTCAAGGCCGTGGGCGAGTACTCGCTCCAAGTCGCGCTGCACGCCGACGTGGTCGCGAACGTGAACCTGGTTGTCGTGGGCGAAATCAACTAA
- a CDS encoding phosphotransferase: MTPAVTSVDDAVQAPPGLDAWLAAARATPEPDGVSEVDIGGVRCVVKRRRRPSRAPLDYGLRYLRAASLSAFCRLFLGEFPSPKVLLRNGLADEARRLRHWRARGCAVPAVYAEEPGMLVLAYVGTSFPGHLRRADAPTRLALLRAAGEDLARFHQAGGWHGGAQLRNITVLDGRRWRIDFEENIGGALSLPLAQAYDVLQASLSLMGLGRVQNPDWPAMGQALLDGYLSVQDDALVREQLRAMARTLGRVARPLRPVLARLPWRDVQGFLRTADLMQSLSQP; the protein is encoded by the coding sequence TTGACCCCCGCTGTGACCTCGGTAGACGACGCTGTGCAAGCGCCCCCCGGTCTGGACGCCTGGCTGGCTGCCGCGCGCGCGACGCCCGAGCCCGACGGCGTGAGCGAGGTGGACATCGGCGGTGTACGCTGCGTGGTCAAGCGCCGGCGCCGCCCCAGCCGCGCGCCGCTCGATTACGGGCTGCGCTATCTGCGTGCCGCGTCCCTGTCGGCGTTCTGCCGCCTGTTCCTGGGCGAATTCCCGTCTCCCAAGGTGCTGCTGCGCAACGGCCTGGCCGACGAAGCGCGGCGCCTGCGTCACTGGCGCGCCCGCGGTTGCGCGGTGCCAGCGGTGTACGCAGAGGAACCCGGCATGCTGGTGCTGGCCTATGTGGGCACCAGTTTTCCCGGCCACCTGCGCCGCGCCGATGCGCCCACGCGCCTGGCCCTGCTGCGCGCCGCCGGAGAAGACCTGGCGCGCTTCCACCAGGCAGGCGGCTGGCATGGCGGCGCGCAGTTGCGCAACATCACCGTGCTGGACGGACGCCGCTGGCGCATCGATTTCGAGGAGAACATCGGCGGGGCGCTGAGCCTGCCCTTGGCCCAGGCGTATGATGTGCTGCAAGCCAGCCTGTCGCTGATGGGCCTGGGCCGCGTCCAGAATCCCGACTGGCCCGCCATGGGGCAGGCCTTGCTCGATGGCTACCTGTCCGTCCAGGATGACGCCCTCGTGCGCGAACAATTACGTGCCATGGCCAGGACGCTGGGGCGCGTGGCGCGTCCGCTGCGCCCCGTGCTGGCCCGCTTGCCGTGGCGAGACGTGCAGGGCTTCCTGCGCACCGCCGATCTCATGCAGAGTCTTTCCCAGCCATGA
- a CDS encoding replicative DNA helicase, with protein MNSPTSDKELEYLRVPPHSVEAEQSVLGGLLLDNGAWDRIGDVLSENDFYRHDHRLIWQHIARLISLSRPADVVTVNESLDTAGKSAEAGGIAYLNALAHNTPSAANIRRYGEIVRERSVLRKLVTIADEIAAAAFNPNGKDARQLLDDAESKVFKIAEESASNTSGFKEIQPLLTQVVERIDELYHRESDSDVTGVPTGFADLDKMTSGLQGGDLIIVAGRPSMGKTSFSMNIGEHIAIEQGLPVAVFSMEMGAVQLAQRMLGSVGLLDQHRMRTGKLTAEDWPRVTHAVQKMQDAQVYIDETPALSPMEVRARARRLARQCGQLGLIIIDYMQLMSGNGGASSENRAAEVSEISRSLKGLAKELNCPLIALSQLNRSLEQRPNKRPVMSDLRESGAIEQDADVILFIYRDEVYNPDSPDKGSAEIIIGKQRNGPIGTVRLTFQGSSTRFLNFSAAGY; from the coding sequence ATGAACAGTCCGACCTCCGACAAAGAACTCGAATACCTGCGCGTCCCGCCCCACTCGGTCGAGGCCGAGCAGTCGGTCCTGGGCGGCCTGCTGCTGGACAACGGCGCCTGGGACCGCATTGGCGATGTGCTGAGCGAAAACGACTTCTATCGCCATGACCACCGCCTGATCTGGCAGCATATCGCGCGCCTCATCAGCCTGTCGCGCCCGGCGGACGTGGTGACGGTGAACGAGTCGCTGGATACGGCGGGCAAGTCGGCCGAAGCAGGCGGCATCGCCTACCTGAACGCGCTGGCCCACAACACGCCTTCCGCGGCCAACATCCGCCGCTATGGCGAAATCGTGCGCGAGCGTTCCGTGCTGCGCAAGCTGGTGACGATCGCGGACGAAATCGCCGCGGCCGCCTTCAATCCCAACGGCAAGGACGCGCGGCAACTGCTGGATGACGCCGAATCCAAGGTCTTCAAGATCGCCGAGGAAAGCGCCAGCAACACCTCGGGCTTCAAGGAAATCCAGCCGCTGCTCACGCAGGTGGTCGAGCGCATCGACGAGCTGTATCACCGCGAATCGGATTCGGACGTCACGGGCGTGCCCACGGGTTTCGCCGATCTCGACAAGATGACTTCGGGCCTGCAAGGCGGCGACCTCATCATCGTGGCGGGCCGTCCCTCGATGGGCAAGACCTCGTTCTCGATGAACATCGGCGAGCACATCGCCATCGAGCAGGGCCTGCCGGTGGCCGTGTTCTCCATGGAAATGGGCGCGGTGCAGCTGGCGCAACGCATGCTGGGTTCGGTTGGCCTGCTGGACCAGCACCGCATGCGTACCGGCAAGCTGACGGCCGAGGACTGGCCGCGCGTGACCCATGCGGTGCAGAAGATGCAGGATGCACAGGTCTACATCGACGAGACGCCGGCGCTCAGCCCGATGGAAGTGCGTGCGCGCGCACGTCGCCTGGCGCGCCAATGCGGCCAGCTGGGCCTGATCATCATCGACTACATGCAGCTCATGTCGGGCAACGGCGGCGCGTCCAGCGAGAACCGCGCGGCCGAAGTGTCGGAAATCAGCCGCTCGCTGAAGGGCCTGGCCAAGGAATTGAATTGCCCGCTGATCGCGCTGTCGCAGCTGAACCGAAGCCTGGAGCAGCGTCCCAACAAGCGCCCCGTGATGAGCGACTTGCGTGAATCGGGCGCCATCGAGCAGGACGCGGACGTGATCCTCTTCATCTACCGTGACGAGGTCTACAACCCCGACTCGCCGGACAAGGGCAGCGCCGAAATCATTATCGGCAAGCAGCGTAACGGCCCGATCGGCACGGTCAGGCTGACGTTCCAGGGCTCCAGCACGCGCTTCCTGAACTTCTCCGCGGCGGGGTACTAA
- the pbpG gene encoding D-alanyl-D-alanine endopeptidase: protein MQPVRSLRERFVRAFVPCLLALCLAPGAGWAASSSTDSKARSSVAKKEEARKAKAAAAKSGARSATKTTSKATSKATAKPATKAASSKTASKRAAKAAPAKASAKTSSKASAKRAAKTPSKASSKATARTASSKTSARRASSSRGSEIVTRPRNQATTAVPVRAALRPPVPAGLDDAAPAVGIGALGLRSSVALVQDLSSAEVLVGKNANTVRPIASITKLMTALVVLDGKLPMHEKITITSDDIDRQRNSRSRLSVGSALTRADLLHLALMSSENRAAHALGRSYPGGQAAFVRAMNAKAASLGMRRSRFVEPTGLSSENVSTPSDLVKLLSAAGQQPLIRRYSTDDEEDIEVGSGKVERYRNTNLLVTKSDWDITVSKTGFINEAGECLVMLTRINGRDLAVVLLNSEGKLSRIGDASRVRKMLIANAGKVIASAQ, encoded by the coding sequence ATGCAGCCTGTCCGTTCCCTGCGCGAGCGCTTCGTGCGCGCTTTCGTCCCCTGCCTCCTGGCGTTGTGCCTGGCTCCCGGCGCAGGCTGGGCGGCATCGTCCTCCACCGACAGCAAGGCCAGGTCCAGCGTCGCCAAGAAGGAAGAAGCGCGCAAGGCGAAGGCCGCGGCCGCCAAATCTGGCGCCAGGAGCGCCACCAAGACGACCAGCAAGGCCACGAGCAAGGCCACGGCCAAGCCGGCCACCAAGGCCGCGTCCTCGAAGACGGCAAGCAAGCGCGCCGCCAAGGCCGCGCCCGCCAAGGCCAGCGCCAAGACCAGCAGCAAGGCCAGCGCCAAGCGCGCGGCCAAGACCCCGAGCAAGGCCAGCAGCAAAGCCACGGCCAGGACCGCCAGCAGCAAGACCAGCGCCCGGCGCGCCAGCTCCAGCCGCGGCAGCGAGATCGTGACCCGCCCCCGCAACCAGGCCACCACGGCCGTGCCGGTGCGCGCGGCCCTGCGCCCTCCGGTCCCGGCGGGCCTGGACGACGCCGCGCCGGCAGTGGGCATCGGCGCCCTGGGCCTGCGCTCCTCGGTTGCGCTGGTGCAGGATCTCTCCAGCGCCGAAGTGCTGGTGGGCAAGAACGCCAACACCGTGCGCCCCATCGCCTCCATCACCAAGCTCATGACGGCCCTGGTGGTGCTGGACGGCAAGCTGCCGATGCACGAGAAGATCACCATCACCAGCGACGACATCGACCGCCAGCGCAACTCGCGCTCGCGCCTGTCGGTGGGATCGGCGCTGACCCGCGCCGACCTGCTGCACCTGGCGCTGATGTCCTCCGAGAACCGCGCCGCCCATGCGCTGGGTCGCAGCTATCCGGGCGGCCAGGCGGCATTCGTGCGCGCCATGAACGCCAAGGCCGCCTCGCTGGGCATGCGCCGCAGCCGCTTCGTCGAGCCCACCGGCCTCTCCAGCGAAAACGTCTCCACGCCCAGCGACCTGGTGAAACTGCTGAGCGCCGCCGGCCAACAGCCGCTCATCCGCCGCTACAGCACCGACGACGAGGAAGACATCGAGGTCGGCTCGGGCAAGGTCGAGCGCTACCGCAACACCAACCTGCTCGTGACCAAGTCCGACTGGGACATCACCGTCTCCAAGACCGGCTTCATCAACGAAGCCGGCGAATGCCTGGTCATGCTCACCCGCATCAATGGCCGCGACCTTGCCGTCGTGCTGCTGAACTCGGAAGGCAAGCTCTCCCGCATCGGCGACGCCAGCCGCGTGCGCAAGATGCTGATCGCCAACGCCGGCAAGGTCATCGCCTCGGCCCAGTAA
- the pdxA gene encoding 4-hydroxythreonine-4-phosphate dehydrogenase PdxA, with product MSAAVLPASQDPGDRLPQDRLPQVRLPIAITLGDAAGIGPEIVAKSWRQGLPAPAVVYGDAAALARAVARWAPGISVQETDTPAAARLLPDCIDVIRCTPPLPADLPIGEISALAGRAAYDSVTAAIDDALAGRLRAIVTAPLNKASMQAAGLDFPGHTEILAERSGTRDYAMMLVNDELRVLLVTIHIALAQVPAAITPDAELRAILLADRACRQAGIARPRVAVAGLNPHAGEAGKFGREDLDVIAPAIAAARAQGVDASGPWPGDTIFMRARRGEFDIVVAQYHDQGLIPVKYLGVDHGVNVTVGLPFVRTSVDHGTAFDIAGQGIADPASLGAAFALALAMTPAGAASG from the coding sequence ATGAGCGCCGCCGTCTTGCCCGCCTCGCAGGATCCGGGGGATCGCCTGCCGCAGGATCGCCTGCCGCAGGTCCGCCTGCCGATCGCCATCACGCTGGGCGATGCGGCTGGGATCGGGCCGGAGATTGTCGCCAAATCGTGGCGGCAAGGCCTGCCCGCGCCTGCCGTGGTCTATGGCGATGCCGCGGCCTTGGCGCGCGCGGTGGCGCGTTGGGCGCCCGGCATCTCGGTACAAGAGACCGACACGCCCGCCGCGGCACGCCTGCTGCCGGACTGCATCGACGTGATCCGCTGCACCCCGCCCCTGCCTGCCGACCTGCCCATCGGCGAGATCAGCGCCCTGGCTGGCCGCGCCGCCTATGACAGCGTGACGGCGGCCATCGACGACGCGCTTGCCGGCCGCCTGCGGGCCATCGTGACCGCGCCGTTGAACAAGGCGTCCATGCAGGCCGCCGGACTGGACTTCCCCGGCCACACGGAAATCCTGGCCGAACGGTCAGGCACGCGCGACTACGCGATGATGCTGGTGAACGACGAACTGCGCGTACTGCTGGTGACGATCCACATCGCGCTGGCCCAGGTGCCCGCCGCGATCACGCCCGATGCGGAATTGCGCGCCATTTTGCTGGCAGACCGCGCCTGCCGCCAGGCAGGCATTGCCCGGCCGCGCGTCGCGGTCGCGGGCCTGAACCCCCACGCGGGCGAAGCCGGCAAGTTCGGCCGGGAAGACCTCGACGTCATCGCCCCTGCCATTGCCGCGGCCCGCGCCCAGGGCGTGGACGCCAGCGGCCCCTGGCCCGGCGACACGATCTTCATGCGCGCGCGCCGGGGGGAATTCGACATCGTGGTCGCCCAGTACCACGACCAGGGATTGATCCCGGTGAAATACCTGGGCGTGGACCACGGCGTGAACGTCACGGTGGGCCTGCCCTTCGTACGCACCAGCGTGGACCACGGCACCGCCTTCGACATCGCGGGGCAAGGCATCGCCGACCCTGCCTCGCTGGGCGCAGCATTCGCCCTGGCGCTGGCCATGACGCCTGCGGGAGCGGCGAGCGGCTGA
- a CDS encoding PhoH family protein, which produces MPLPKLPTRPATLIASPSEPPSVSHAKPAPAAPAKKAAGKTATRQAALLTPAAPVAATPPQAPVKPAAPQSTPPSLQPQLDGLVAPEQKARRGAATPAKTAKAAEKPAAKQDKPPVHAREEAAKPRSRGRGPDKGARKLFVLDTNVLMHDPTSLFRFEEHDVYLPMMTLEELDHHKKGMSEVARNARQVSRSLDALMGASPSVDFEEGLALNLLGNKDAGGHLLFQTRAMHGDLPDDLPMGRADNQILGVVRALQEQEKQRDVVLVSKDINMRLKARALGLAAEDYFNDHVLEDSDLLYTGVLQLPENFWNKHGKGVESWQQSGTTYYRITGPLCSQFVVNQFVYFEGQMPLYAHVKEVSGKSAVLATLRDYTHGKNNVWGITARNREQNFALNLLMNPDCDFVSLLGQAGTGKTLLTLAAGLTQVLETKRYTEIIMTRVTVPVGEDIGFLPGTEEEKMLPWMGALEDNLDVLNMGEDGSGNSHNNDWGRAATMDLIRSRIKVKSLNFMRGRTFLNKFLIIDEAQNLTPKQMKTLITRAGPGTKVVCLGNIAQIDTPYLTEGSSGLTFVVDRFKGWPHSGHITLQRGERSRLADYAGDVL; this is translated from the coding sequence ATGCCGCTTCCTAAGTTGCCCACCCGTCCCGCAACCCTCATCGCCTCGCCTTCGGAACCTCCCAGCGTCTCGCACGCCAAGCCAGCCCCCGCCGCCCCCGCCAAAAAGGCCGCGGGCAAGACCGCCACGCGCCAGGCGGCGCTGCTCACGCCCGCCGCCCCGGTCGCCGCCACGCCGCCCCAGGCGCCGGTGAAACCCGCCGCACCGCAATCCACCCCGCCTTCGCTGCAGCCGCAGCTTGACGGCCTGGTGGCGCCCGAGCAGAAAGCGCGGCGCGGCGCGGCCACTCCCGCCAAGACGGCAAAGGCGGCGGAGAAACCGGCTGCGAAGCAGGACAAGCCTCCCGTGCACGCCAGGGAAGAGGCCGCCAAGCCGCGCAGCCGCGGACGTGGCCCCGACAAGGGCGCGCGCAAGCTCTTCGTGCTGGACACCAACGTGCTGATGCACGACCCGACCTCGCTCTTCCGCTTCGAGGAACACGACGTCTACCTGCCGATGATGACGCTCGAAGAGCTGGATCATCACAAGAAGGGCATGTCGGAAGTGGCGCGCAACGCGCGCCAGGTCAGCCGTTCGCTGGATGCCCTCATGGGCGCCTCGCCCTCGGTCGACTTCGAGGAAGGCCTCGCGCTGAACCTGCTGGGCAACAAGGATGCCGGCGGGCACCTGCTGTTCCAGACGCGCGCGATGCACGGCGACCTGCCCGACGACCTGCCGATGGGCCGCGCCGACAACCAGATCCTGGGCGTGGTGCGCGCGTTGCAGGAACAGGAAAAGCAGCGCGACGTGGTGCTGGTGTCCAAGGACATCAACATGCGCCTGAAGGCGCGCGCACTGGGCCTGGCCGCCGAGGACTACTTCAACGACCACGTCCTGGAGGACTCGGACCTGCTCTACACGGGCGTGCTGCAACTGCCCGAGAACTTCTGGAACAAGCACGGCAAGGGCGTCGAGTCGTGGCAGCAAAGCGGCACGACCTACTACCGCATCACCGGCCCGCTGTGCTCGCAGTTCGTCGTGAACCAGTTCGTGTACTTCGAAGGCCAGATGCCCTTGTACGCGCACGTCAAGGAGGTCAGCGGCAAGAGCGCCGTGCTGGCCACCCTGCGCGACTACACGCATGGCAAGAACAACGTCTGGGGCATCACCGCCCGCAACCGCGAGCAGAACTTCGCGCTGAACCTGCTGATGAACCCTGACTGCGACTTCGTCTCGCTGCTGGGCCAGGCCGGCACCGGCAAGACGCTGCTGACGCTGGCCGCGGGCCTGACGCAGGTGCTGGAAACCAAGCGCTATACCGAGATCATCATGACGCGCGTCACGGTCCCGGTCGGCGAGGACATCGGCTTCCTGCCCGGCACCGAGGAAGAAAAGATGCTGCCCTGGATGGGCGCGCTGGAAGACAACCTCGACGTGCTGAACATGGGCGAGGACGGCAGCGGCAATTCGCACAACAACGACTGGGGGCGCGCCGCCACCATGGACCTGATCCGCTCGCGCATCAAGGTCAAGTCGCTGAACTTCATGCGCGGCCGCACCTTCCTGAACAAATTCCTCATCATCGACGAGGCGCAGAACCTGACGCCCAAGCAGATGAAGACGCTGATCACCCGTGCCGGTCCCGGCACCAAGGTGGTCTGCCTGGGGAACATCGCCCAGATCGACACGCCCTACCTCACGGAAGGCAGCTCGGGCCTCACCTTCGTGGTGGACCGTTTCAAGGGCTGGCCGCACTCGGGCCACATCACCCTGCAACGCGGCGAGCGCTCGCGCCTGGCGGATTATGCGGGCGACGTGCTGTAG